One region of Wyeomyia smithii strain HCP4-BCI-WySm-NY-G18 chromosome 3, ASM2978416v1, whole genome shotgun sequence genomic DNA includes:
- the LOC129728642 gene encoding uncharacterized protein LOC129728642: MSMENPQHNLNEDADKTKYHCAHCDQPENDELQMVFCDHCQNGYHYSCVDGPTTENDDEEWMCPLCRKSDTDHPDPEDEEIAAAIKAVELERERQRNRQAQKLKLAQMQMELEKEKLEMQWDTEKKILEMKIKAETDFIRNHKAERKELQKELKKLTKQRLRKEKSANKSGTVGKKEETSNPTEFRDGNVSNSTPILQAGASETQIRKKKFKQGSVVFGEKSKTSVGENSSFEAESEDGSSAELSDDSSSTESSENSSSTESESEEKGSKKKKSVRAGPKAQMTARQFLSRKLPTFTGRPEEWPIFISSYQTSTIACGFSNLENLARLQECLKGAARDAVSSRLLLPDAVPQVMETLRMLYGRPEQLLNTLLMKVRKADPPKSDKLSSFITYGVLVQQLCDHLEASKLMDHLVNPMLIRELVDKLPASTKIYWVRYKRQVTSVTLRTLADFLSDLVSAASEVVNYSEMSPQVSGGKTGKPKSNKGKEQESYVYTHSGSEVAAQNKKPERTPCAMCGETNHRLRNCDNFRKLSVPQRWEAVNKWELCPICLNAHGKAKCKLNIRCTAEGCSERHNRLLHPAEFQSSCNTHSALSKDSILFRMVPAMSFADVAGKYRHLEGLPVTDYAASAPLLLIGLKHIELFAPLESRVGQPGEPIAVRSKLGWTIYGPQDSTQGEGFLAQHSCAGLSNAELHDLLKSQYTVEEKGFSADLMPESDDDRKAREMLEEKTVRVGDRFMTGLLFKEDNPTFPDSLPMALRRMKSLEKKMSKTLSYCHRATKEELASVIPGKVWYLPLNVVVNPKKDKVRLVLDAAAEVNGVSLNSKLLKGPDYLASLPSVIAKSREFLNGFGGDIREMFHQLKVRPEDRLAQLFVFGNEIYVMDCVIFGATCSPSMAMFVKDKNARDYAEQFPEAYDAIVHKHYVDDYFDSTNTVEKAVQRASEVRFVHSKGGFEIRGWVSNSLEFLERMGETEKKQAIHLDSANPERVLGIVWNTKDDVFAFTTKMRDSLMPYLYDPYETRSA, from the exons ATGAGTATGGAAAACCCGCAACATAACCTCAATGAAGACGCGGATAAGACCAAGTACCATTGTGCGCACTGTGACCAGCCGGAGAATGACGAGTTGCAAATGGTTTTCTGCGATCATTGCCAGAACGGCTACCATTACAGCTGCGTCGACGGTCCCACGACGGAAAATGACGATGAAGAGTGGATGTGCCCCCTGTGTCGAAAATCCGATACCGACCATCCTGATCCGGAAGATGAAGAGATTGCGGCAGCAATAAAAGCAGTAGAGCTGGAGAGGGAACGCCAGCGGAACCGTCAGGCCCAGAAATTGAAACTGGCCCAGATGCAGATGGAACTCGAAAAAGAGAAGCTGGAAATGCAATGGGACACTGAGAAGAAGATTCTTGAGATGAAGATCAAGGCGGAAACTGACTTCATTCGGAATCACAAGGCCGAACGTAAGGAGTTACAAAAGGAATTGAAAAAGTTGACCAAACAACGACTGCGGAAGGAGAAAAGTGCGAATAAATCCGGAACCGTCGGGAAGAAAGAGGAAACGTCAAACCCTACAGAGTTCCGCGACGGGAACGTTAGTAATTCAACTCCAATTCTGCAAGCTGGTGCTTCAGAAACGCAGATCAGGAAAAAGAAATTTAAGCAGGGATCGGTAGTCTTCGGGGAAAAAAGTAAAACCTCAGTGGGGGAAAATAGCAGCTTCGAGGCCGAATCTGAAGACGGCAGTAGCGCCGAATTATCAGATGATAGCAGCAGTACCGAATCGTCTGAGAACAGCAGTAGCACCGAATCTGAGTCCGAAGAAAAGGGGTCCAAAAAGAAGAAGAGTGTTAGAGCAGGTCCAAAGGCGCAGATGACCGCTCGTCAATTCTTGTCTCGAAAGCTTCCCACGTTCACCGGCCGCCCGGAGGAATGGCCCATATTTATCAGCAGTTATCAAACATCGACAATAGCGTGTGGATTTTCGAACTTGGAAAATCTTGCCCGTCTTCAGGAGTGCTTGAAGGGTGCTGCCAGAGATGCGGTCAGCAGTCGTCTCCTGTTGCCGGATGCCGTGCCTCAAGTAATGGAGACGCTGCGTATGTTGTACGGACGTCCCGAGCAGCTTTTAAATACGCTTTTAATGAAAGTGCGGAAGGCTGATCCACCGAAATCGGACAAGCTGTCGTCGTTCATCACCTACGGGGTTCTCGTCCAACAGCTCTGCGACCACCTCGAAGCTTCGAAATTGATGGACCACTTAGTGAACCCGATGCTAATTCGGGAACTAGTGGATAAGCTGCCAGCGAGCACGAAAATTTACTGGGTACGGTATAAACGGCAAGTGACATCGGTGACGCTGAGGACATTGGCAGATTTTCTGTCCGATTTAGTTTCCGCTGCAAGCGAAGTGGTTAACTACTCGGAAATGTCACCACAGGTCAGTGGTGGTAAAACGGGAAAGCCAAAGAGCAACAAGGGCAAAGAGCAAGAGAGTTACGTTTACACGCATAGTGGGTCTGAAGTTGCCGCTCAAAACAAAAAACCGGAACGTACACCGTGTGCGATGTGTGGAGAAACCAATCATCGATTGCGGAATTGTGATAACTTTCGCAAACTCAGCGTACCACAACGGTGGGAAGCGGTTAACAAATGGGAGCTGTGTCCAATATGCCTCAATGCTCACGGAAAAGCGAAGTGTAAGCTGAATATTCGCTGTACCGCAGAAGGTTGCTCGGAACGCCACAATAGACTACTGCATCCTGCCGAGTTTCAGTCAAGTTGTAACACCCACAGCGCTTTATCCAAGGATTCGATCCTGTTTAGAATGGTGCCG GCCATGAGTTTCGCTGACGTAGCCGGAAAGTATCGTCATCTGGAAGGGTTGCCAGTGACCGATTACGCTGCATCTGCACCATTGCTTCTGATTGGACTCAAACATATCGAGCTTTTCGCCCCGTTGGAATCCCGCGTCGGTCAACCAGGCGAACCGATTGCCGTGCGCTCTAAACTTGGTTGGACGATCTACGGACCGCAAGACTCAACGCAAGGTGAGGGATTTCTAGCACAACACTCGTGTGCTGGATTATCGAATGCAGAGCTACACGATCTTCTCAAGTCACAGTACACAGTCGAAGAAAAGGGCTTCTCGGCGGATTTGATGCCGGAATCAGACGATGATCGAAAAGCTCGGGAAATGCTGGAGGAGAAAACTGTTCGCGTCGGCGATAGGTTCATGACTGGACTGCTGTTCAAGGAAGACAACCCAACGTTTCCGGACAGCCTACCCATGGCGCTGCGGCGCATGAAGAGCCTGGAGAAGAAAATGTCGAAAACCCTAA GCTACTGTCATAGAGCAACGAAGGAGGAACTGGCATCTGTAATCCCTGGCAAGGTTTGGTACTTGCCGTTAAACGTTGTTGTCAATCCGAAAAAAGACAAGGTTCGCTTGGTATTGGACGCGGCGGCCGAAGTGAATGGTGTGTCGCTCAACTCCAAGCTCCTGAAAGGGCCGGACTACTTGGCCTCTCTACCATCCGTGATCGCCAAATCTCGGGAGTTTCTCAACGGATTTGGAGGTGACATCCGTGAGATGTTTCACCAGCTCAAAGTTCGACCGGAGGACAGACTGGCGCAACTGTTTGTATTTGGAAACGAAATCTACGTGATGGATTGTGTCATTTTTGGAGCCACCTGCTCTCCTAGTATGGCAATGTTCGTGAAAGACAAGAATGCTCGGGACTACGCTGAACAGTTCCCAGAAGCTTATGATGCAATCGTCCACAAGCACTATGTGGACGATTACTTCGACAGTACGAACACTGTCGAAAAGGCTGTCCAGCGGGCAAGCGAGGTAAGATTCGTTCACTCTAAAGGCGGTTTCGAAATCAGAGGCTGGGTGTCAAATTCTCTGGAATTCCTGGAACGCATGGGTGAAACGGAGAAGAAACAAGCAATTCATCTCGACTCGGCTAATCCGGAACGCGTTTTGGGGATAGTGTGGAACACAAAGGACGACGTCTTCGCATTTACAACCAAGATGCGCGACTCGTTAATGCCATACCTGTACGATCCCTACGAAACGCGTAGTGCTTAG